A region from the Paenibacillus humicola genome encodes:
- a CDS encoding helix-turn-helix transcriptional regulator, translating to MNDEKEFLTSLIKGIAAQVGEKCEVVLHDLTRSYDSSIIAIENNQVTGRTIGDSGTNLGLEVLRGSVQNGDRYNYITQTKDGKILRSTSIYIRNEEGKTIGAICINLDISDFIMAEKTLKSITQHNFEARAPEVEEVFVKDVNELLDYLLQECQKEIGKPVSHMSKEEKMQAIRFLDQRGAFLIKKAGDRVCQLFDISKYTLYNYLDEGRGTASK from the coding sequence GTGAACGATGAGAAGGAGTTTCTGACTTCGTTGATCAAAGGAATCGCGGCTCAGGTCGGCGAGAAGTGCGAGGTCGTGCTGCACGATTTAACCCGCAGCTACGACAGCTCGATTATCGCGATCGAGAACAACCAGGTGACAGGCCGTACGATCGGTGACAGCGGTACCAACTTGGGACTCGAGGTGCTGCGCGGATCCGTGCAGAACGGGGACCGGTACAATTATATCACGCAGACGAAGGACGGGAAGATTCTCCGTTCGACCTCGATCTACATTCGGAACGAAGAGGGTAAGACGATCGGCGCCATCTGCATCAATCTGGATATCTCGGATTTCATCATGGCGGAGAAAACGCTGAAGTCGATCACACAGCACAATTTTGAGGCGCGGGCGCCGGAAGTCGAGGAAGTGTTCGTCAAGGACGTCAATGAGCTGCTCGACTATTTGCTGCAGGAATGCCAGAAAGAGATCGGCAAGCCGGTCTCGCATATGAGCAAAGAAGAGAAGATGCAGGCGATCCGGTTTCTCGACCAGCGCGGCGCGTTTCTGATCAAGAAAGCGGGGGACCGCGTCTGCCAATTGTTCGATATTTCCAAGTACACGCTCTACAACTACCTCGACGAGGGACGAGGAACGGCCTCCAAATGA
- a CDS encoding NADH:flavin oxidoreductase — protein MSELQQAVSSLFQPFRSDRLNTDNRIVMAPMTRGYSPDGVPGDDVAAYYGRRAAHGVGLIITEGTLIEHPAAGANPNWPHFFGHAALEGWSKAVKAVHAAGGKIVPQLWHVGMARKIGDLPNPDTLPIGPSGLDLTGEKVTQPLSENEIEALISSYAQAAEDAVRIGFDGIELHGAHGYLIDQFFWGRTNRREDKYGGDLAARTRFAVEVIRACRRSVGPDFPIILRFSQWKPSDYDAKLAETPAELDRFLAPLADAGVDVFHCSTRRYWEAEYEGSPLNLAGWTKKLTGKPTITVGSVGLDNEFRSSRGDTAQTAEIDDIAERLDRGEFDLVAVGRALLANPDWAELIRSGRPGELKAYDTQVLRSLY, from the coding sequence GTGTCTGAACTGCAGCAAGCCGTATCATCGCTTTTTCAACCGTTCCGATCGGATAGACTGAACACGGACAACCGGATCGTAATGGCGCCGATGACAAGAGGGTATTCGCCGGACGGCGTTCCCGGGGACGACGTAGCCGCTTACTACGGCCGCCGGGCGGCGCATGGGGTCGGATTAATCATAACGGAAGGAACGCTTATCGAACATCCGGCAGCCGGCGCCAATCCGAATTGGCCCCATTTTTTTGGCCATGCCGCGCTGGAAGGCTGGTCGAAAGCCGTCAAAGCCGTTCATGCGGCGGGAGGGAAAATCGTTCCCCAGCTGTGGCACGTCGGGATGGCCCGGAAAATCGGAGATCTGCCGAATCCGGACACGCTGCCGATCGGGCCTTCCGGACTCGACTTAACCGGAGAGAAGGTGACGCAGCCGTTGTCGGAAAACGAGATCGAGGCGCTTATTTCGTCGTACGCGCAGGCGGCCGAGGATGCGGTGCGAATCGGTTTTGACGGAATCGAGCTGCATGGCGCGCACGGCTATTTGATCGATCAATTTTTCTGGGGGCGCACGAACCGGAGGGAAGATAAGTACGGCGGCGATTTGGCCGCGCGTACCCGTTTCGCCGTTGAAGTCATTCGAGCCTGCCGCCGGTCGGTCGGACCGGATTTTCCGATCATTCTGAGGTTCTCGCAGTGGAAGCCGTCCGATTATGACGCGAAGCTTGCGGAAACGCCTGCGGAGCTGGACCGGTTTCTCGCGCCGCTTGCGGATGCGGGCGTCGACGTATTCCACTGCTCCACACGGCGTTACTGGGAAGCCGAATATGAGGGATCGCCGCTCAACCTCGCCGGCTGGACGAAAAAGCTGACGGGGAAGCCGACGATTACCGTAGGCTCGGTTGGCCTGGACAACGAGTTCCGGAGCAGCCGCGGGGATACCGCTCAAACGGCGGAGATCGACGATATCGCGGAGCGGCTCGATCGGGGCGAGTTCGATCTTGTGGCGGTAGGCCGGGCGCTGCTTGCCAATCCGGATTGGGCGGAGCTGATCCGGAGCGGACGTCCGGGCGAGCTGAAAGCATACGATACGCAGGTATTGCGGTCCCTTTATTAA
- a CDS encoding HAD family hydrolase: MPLPWTDPIRWIFFDLGETLIDESEAINESIRQFVSGAEEIGFRFSPEQVKHGVREAYRQFSGFPMRTVMERLIPTEDLREQVRRSMKYRKDLERPFPDSLPLLAALSRRHKLGIIANQGPGTLERIARYGFAPYFKVVCASAEAGMAKPDPLFFRMGLEQAGCPPEQAVMIGDRIDNDIVPAKRLGMRAIWVKQGYACEQPLPEGPDRPDAIVSRIGELLPLLLGPAQ; the protein is encoded by the coding sequence ATGCCGCTGCCTTGGACGGACCCTATTCGCTGGATTTTTTTCGATCTCGGCGAAACCTTGATCGATGAGTCGGAAGCGATAAACGAGAGCATACGCCAATTTGTGAGCGGGGCGGAGGAAATCGGATTCCGTTTTTCGCCTGAACAAGTCAAACACGGCGTCCGGGAAGCTTACCGGCAATTTTCCGGGTTTCCGATGCGAACCGTAATGGAGCGATTGATCCCTACAGAAGATTTGCGGGAGCAGGTCAGGCGGAGCATGAAGTACCGCAAAGACCTGGAACGTCCGTTTCCGGACTCCCTGCCGCTGCTTGCGGCGCTGTCCCGCCGTCATAAGCTCGGCATTATCGCCAATCAGGGTCCCGGAACCCTGGAACGAATCGCACGATACGGCTTCGCCCCCTACTTCAAGGTCGTCTGCGCATCGGCAGAAGCGGGGATGGCGAAGCCGGATCCGCTTTTTTTTCGAATGGGACTTGAACAGGCCGGCTGTCCGCCGGAACAGGCCGTCATGATCGGGGATCGGATCGATAACGATATCGTTCCGGCAAAGCGGCTCGGGATGCGGGCCATTTGGGTAAAGCAGGGCTACGCCTGCGAGCAGCCGCTTCCGGAAGGTCCGGACCGCCCGGATGCAATCGTCTCGCGAATCGGCGAGCTTCTGCCGCTGCTGCTGGGTCCTGCGCAATAA